TTACTGTTTATATGAAAGACGGCAGTAAGTATAAAGGCATCTCAACACAACAGGATGATATGATCTGGGATAAAAATGATAAGACTGACGTGGAATCCAGGATTTCGTTCTCCCAAGTTAAAGAAATCGTATTCGTAAAAACGAATAAAAAACGGGCTTATTCTTCTGTAAATAACGGCCCGGTCGTCACATGGGAAATCATTGACGGCAACACCACAATAACTGGAACTAAACCAGTTATCATCGATCATTACATGACTGACAGAAAGGGGAACACGATATATCAGGATAAACTTTTTAAAAAGGCGCTTTGGAAACCATCACTTGTTGACGGGGCTTTTAATTTAAGCAAGGGAAAATCCCGTGTGACTTTGAATGTCAACAAAATAGACCAGATTGAAATCACCGGAAAACTGACCAACAAACAACCGGAAGTTATAATAACGTTCAAGGACGGCAGCACACAAACTTTATCAATGGGAATGTATAAAGAGATCAAACACAATCAAGGCAGCACCTACGGTGATTTTGACATTGACGACTACTATTCCTGGAGTGAAGAAAATTTCGGTAGAAAAGCCATTTCACTGCAGCCACTAAGACGGATTATTATCAAAAGAAAATAATGTTCAAATCACGGCCATAGATGCAAGGGCCAACGCGCCTTGTTTATAGACGGACATTAACAATTTGTTCATCCTGCATTTTCAAAAAATGCCTTTGGCTAAAATGACATTTTTATAAGAATAATTGGATTTTCCCAATCAAAAAAGCTGCTGTTATTTTCAATCAAATCAATAATTCCCTTTGGTTTGTCTATCAGTTTAATGTCTGTAATTTTTCCATTGTCGTTTTTTTCAACTATCGCTTTGATTTTATTGTTTTCAAAAGCTAATTTGAAAGATTCAAATGAAGGCGGCCATATGATGATCTTATGGTCTTTGAATTGAATTTTTCCCCAAATATAATACCCACCGAAATCATCTCCCGGCTGTCCTAAGGCGTTAATGTAAACGCCTTTATTTCCTTTCAATAATTTGCCTGTCACTGTTTCTAATTTAAAATCAGACGCTTTATCTTCTATCCAGGCAAATTTAATAATCCCCTCAGATTCGTTAATTAATTTAATTTTAATGGTCTCATTATCACTCAACCAAATACCCTCTATCTGTTCTTTGCTTGGGGCAAATGGTTTTAGACCGACTGGGTTCTTTGAAACAACTGTTGAACAACCAGAGAATAAAATAATGAATGACAGTATGGTTAGTAGGCGTTTCATTGTTTTAGTGGATAGCATTATTTTTCTCCTGTTGGCTTGCAACGGCAGCGGAATACCGGTCCGGTGCAAAAAATGGTTTTAGAACTTTTATGAAATAATAATATTTCGGTAACACCCCGATAACATTTTCCCTATTTATATGGATAATACAATTTGCGGTGTTGTTTCAACAAGCGACCCCATTTTTAACGGCAATAACAGCCATGGGCTGACCTGACATATCAACTGCCAGGCATAGCACACAACAAAGTTTGAAAGCTCTGAGTAACTTATCCAGACTTTCTTATAAACCGAATTTGCAAGTCCGGTAAACAGGACACTAAAATAAAGGGGTAACATATGACAGCCGTGTCAGCGTATATCATTGCCTACAACGAAGCAGATAAAATACAGGCCGCGGTAGAGAGCGTCCTCTGGGCAGACGACATCGTTGTCGCCGATTCTTTCAGCACGGATGACACAGCCGCCATTGCCGCTGAACTGGGGGCAAGGGTGGTCCAGATTCCGTTCAACGGTTTCGGAGACCTGCGAAATCAGGCGGTTGCCGCTTGCCGTCATGAGTGGATCTTCAGCCTAGATGCCGACGAGCGCTGTACAGCCGATGTGCGGGACGAAATACTGGGCATGCTACAGCAGGGACCGGATGCGGACGTCTATTTTGTGCCACGCCGGAATTATTTCATGGGGCGTTGGATCAAGCATTCGGGTTTCTATCCCGATTACAGGCAACCCCAGTTTTTCAAGCGAGGGGCCATGAGTTACTGTCACGATCTGGTTCATGAAGGGTTTGAGCTTCATGGGGACGCCGTTACAGGGTATTTACAGAACGCGATCTGGCAGCTGCCATTCAAGAACTTTGAGGAAATTCAGCACAAGGCGTCTCGGTATTCCACCCTTGGTGCCGAGCGGATGACGGATGAAGGCCGTACTTCCTGCATGGGACGGGCCTTGAGACACGCCCTGTGGTCCTTTACCCAGCATTATTTCCTGAAAAACGGTTGGCGAGATGGCTGGCCGGGTTTTGTCATTGCCCTGGGCAACTTCGAAGGGACCTTCTACAAATATGCAAAACGCTACCAGGCCCTTTCCGATTGGTGCCCGCCCCCAACAACGGCGCTTCGGCGACCGGTGCCGGGTAGTTGAGCGTCCTGACGGCAGGGCATGAAGAAACTTCGACCCAACTGCGTTTGGCGGTGGTCGTCAAAAAATTCATGGCCACCGGCGGGGCTGAACGCTATGCCATGGAGACCACGCGCAGGCTGTGTTCTCGAGGGCATCAGGTTGCACTGGTGGCGCGGCAGTGGGATACGACTGCAGCAGTAGACGGCTTGTCGCTGCACCGACTACCGGACTATGACCGATTGCCCAGTGTCCTTAATTCCTGGATGTTTGCCCGTGATGCCGCCAAACGGCTTGCCACCCTGCCCATTGATGCCGTCATTTCCCACGAGCGCGGATTCCGTCAGGATATTGCCGTTGTACATACCTTCCCCTACCGTCGGGGCCTGGCGCGTTATCCGGGAATCCGCAAGATTGACCAGCTTTATCTAAGCCCCCGCAGTTGGCTGCATTTATACTTGGAAGCCCAGCAAATGCATTCCGGGCAACTGGCGCCTGTTTCGGAGACGATTCGGGACGACCTGGCACGTTATTATCATCGAACACGGAACGTGACTGTGGTGACCCCGGGGGTGGACCTGGATTATTTTTCACCAGGAGCGATAGACGGCTTTCGAGCGTCCACACGCCAGGCCATAGGTGTTTCACCGGAGGAAACTGTCATCCTGTTTGTTGGGAACGAATTCAGGCGAAAAGGGCTGGATGACCTGATCGCCGCTTTGGGTGCGGCACAGCATTTGGTGGTGGTGGGCAAAGGTGAGCGTTGGCCCCATTACCGGCGTCTGGTGCGCAGACTGGGCGTGACCGATCAGGTGCATTTTGCTGGGCTGGTCGATGATGTCAGACCCTGGTATGCAGCCGCCGATGTTCTGGTCCTGCCCTCTCTGGCAGAGGCGTTTGGCATGTGTGTTCTTGAAGCCATGGCCTGTGGACTACCCGTCGTCGTTCGCAGCTATGCCGGGGCGGCAGCCTTGGTGAAAAAGGATACCAACGGATTTGTGTTCCACCAGGTCGAAGAACTGAACCCCCTTTTGGCGCGTTTGACCAACAAACGTTTACGGCAGCGCGTGGGGAATGAAGCCCGTCGAACAGCCCAAGCCTACACCTGGGACAACGCAGCCGAACGGCTCGAGGCACTCAGCAGGCAGGTTGCCATTTTTTAATTTTTGGATAACTTCTTTGGCAAATTCCCGAACAGGGGTTTCCATCCTGCCCAATGCAGCTTTCCTGCTGCGCCGTAATCCGGAATCAAACAACTGCATTGTGGATTCATTAGCCGACCATTTACATCATCAAAAAAATACGCTAAGCAAATGAAAATGACAGATAAATCGAAAACAATCAGATGGTGTGACGACAACAGCCGCAGCCTCTCTGCCGACATGTCATCTGTGATAAGCACCCGTGATGAAATTTGTCTTTTATTCGGTGTCAGCCGGATGCCGACTAAAAATAATGAAGAAATTCAGGTTGAGCTTAAAAAAGGTATCGTTCTCAGTCCCCTCGTCGCCAAGCGTTTTTCCGTTATGTTAAATAATGTACTTCAAAAATATGAATCCGATTTCAAAACGCCGGAATCGGATCATACCATCGAGAAAGCAGGGGGGATTAATCAAAGTCCCGTTTTCCCCATTGACCATGAAGAAAATACCAAAGCAGGTCCGTTGCTCCACAGCTTAAGCGGGCTGAACTTGAAATACGGTTTGGAACGATCCTTTAAATTATCTCATAAACGAGTGAACGATAACAGGTTCTTGTTGGGAGTCTCTAAGGATGAAATTCCGGCTGATGTACATAAGAAAATTAAAGAAATTAGTCAGCAATTGAATATGCCGGCGGTTTTTGCCAATACCCTGGAGAACAATCTGGCAGATGCCAACTACATTCATTTTGGATATGAGGCATCCGGTACGTCGTGCATATATAAAATCTATCTTGAATTCTGGGAAAAAATTCAAAGGCAAATGCAAAAAAAAAATGACAGGCCGGATCAGGTCTTATTGCATCTGGGGTACAAATGGTGTGCAGCGGACAATAAAATCCATGCGTTAAGCCGTTATACCTGGCATCCCTGGATTACCGTTAAAGACATTCTGATGCGGATAAAGGGAATTTTCCACCTGAAAAAATATCAAACACCGCTTAACATCGTATCCAATATCGTTAAGCTGGCCGCCGAAAATATGCCCCACCATGATTTTCTTTATCTCGAAGTTACGGAGGGAAATAATCCGCGCCGATCTTTTGACATCAATATGTATCGCGCAAACCTTACGATGGAACAGCTAAAACCTTTTTTGCAAGCCATCTTTTGTCATTATAACATCCCGGAAGAAAAATTAAATGGATTGTACGGACCTATCAAGTCAGAGGCGTTCGGTCATATTTCAGGTGGTATCGACAGGGAAGGAAAGGATTTCTTAACCCTATATTATGGCATGAAGGAAGCCGGTATTGAAGTGAGGCAAAGCAATCGCCGCAGAGACGATCACCCGACCAAAATCTTGAAATCGGGAACACATGATGAAAAAGCCGGTTATCTGATCAAACTGGTGAAAACGCTTCATGTAAAAATAGGATTTGAGCGTTCCTTCAAATTACTTCCGAACATGATTTTGCCCGATCGTTTCCTGATTGGGTTTAAAAAAGTTGAGGTCAAAGATCATGCCGAGGAGCAAATACTTGACATTTGCCGGCAGATAAACATGCCGATTGATTATGTGGAGACGTTTAAAAGAAATCTGCCGGCAGCGACAATTGTGCTGTTCGGGTATGAACGGCATCATCAAAATTCTATTTATAAAGCTTACCTGGAATTTGGCGGCGGATTTAAAACCGTATTCCACACCAATCCACACCATCCACCGCCGTTTGTCATCCATCTGGGACTTAAATGGGATGCGGCCGATAATAGAAAACGGGCAATCGCAAGATATACCTGCTTTCCCGGCATTGGCATGGACACTATTTTTGAAAAAATGGCTACGGTGCTTTACGGTACGAACAGCCAAACCTCTCTGGAAATTGCAAAAGGGATCGTCAATTTGGCTGCCGATCGAATTGACCCGCGTGTAATGCTGTATCTTGAAGCCACTGAGGAGGGAAACCCGCGAAAATCCTATGACATCAACCTGTACTTGGCAGATTTAAAAATGGAAATGCTGGAACCCTGGCTGCATAAAATGACCCGGGCATGTGCCATTCCCGATGCAGATTTTCGCTATCTTTATGAAGGGATCAAGCAACATAAATTCGGCCACCTGAGCGCCGGCATTGATCGTGGAGGACGCGATTTTTTTACTGTATATTTTAAAGAACCTTAACTGGGTATGCCTTTTATAAAAACAAGCGAATCATACATAGTAGGAAAATATCTTCATAATATAATAAAAACAAATTACATAATATATAAGATATAAGATATATATGTTATATTTATTTAGTTAAATTACACTTTTGAAAAAATGCTTTATGGTGTTAAGCTACCATAACTTATTTAAATTCAACGCGTTAATTTTATTCCACTAACCAAATTACGATCTGGTGTATTTCTTGCATAACATAGTTGAGTTCATCTTCATAAAAATATAGTTAACGCAATATAAGCCTTTTCCGTCAGGAGGTGCGTAATGGGTATAGCCAAAAGCTTTCAAAGGTTACTGAAAAAGAAAGAAGCAAAGGCCGCCAGGAAGAAAAGAAGAGGGGTCGTAATGGAACCTCTGGAGCCACGTCTGCTGCTTTCAGCGGATATGCAATTTACCATGACGGGAACAGCCGATGATCTGACCTCGCACCTGCCGGATTCGACTCAGGAATCCAATGAAATCGTCTTTGTCGACGCCTCCATAGCCGAATATGAATCCTTGTTGGAAAGTGCAACGACCGGTGCGGAGGTTGTTCTCCTTGATTCTGCTGATGATGGCATCACACGGATTACGGAAACACTTGAAAACAGTCGGGATGTCAGTGCCGTTCATATTATTTCCCATGGTGAATCCGGAACCCTGCGTATAGGCGATACAGCCCTTGATTCGGATAATCTGGCGCAATACGCCGAGAATTTCGACCATTGGCAGTCCACCTTGACCGAGGATGCGGATATTCTCCTGTATGGCTGCAGTGTCGGGGACGGTGAAACCGGCATGGAATTCGTGGACCAACTCGCAGAACTGACCGGAGCGGATGTGGCGGCTTCCATTGACATGACCGGCAGTGCGGATCTGGGAGGTGACTGGATTCTGGAATACGCGACCGGAGAAGTGGAAACCACTGCACTCTTTGCAGAAGAAACCCTGAATTACAACTACCTGCTGGCAAATCTGACCGTCAATGATGACATAGAAGAAAGCGGTGACCAGGAATTTGGCGTCATCACTGTGGACGGGACCCATACCCTGACGGTAGACGGTAATCTGACCATCACCGGGGGCATTGTCGGAGACGATGATGTCAGCCAGGACAACCTCAACATCAGTGCCACCGGTACTGTGACGTTGAATGGCGTTACCGGTTCGAACGAAGAGTTGTTCAATCTAACCATATCAGCCCCCACTATCGTCATCAATGAAGCAACGGTTGATGTGCAAGGAACCTTCTCCCTGCTTGCCCTAGCCAATAACGAGACCACCTGGGAAGACCTGGTGCCCTTTTACGACAACGATACGGCTGCAACCGACATCGACATTATTTCCTCCACGATCACCGCCGGGCACGATATCATCATCAAGGCGGATTCCAGCAATCTCCGGGACAGCGACCTGGAGGTGGATTTTGCCGCCCTGTCATCTCTTACGGCCATGTCAACGGAATTCAATCCGGCGATTACATTTGTGGACAATGACGGCAGCGCAGATCAGATCCAGCGGGACGTGGGAAGCTGGATTGAAGACGGTTTTGAGGCCGGCCAGCAGATCTCGGTTTCCGGGCCCACGGCCAATGCCGGGTTGTATACGGTTGAGGCCGTCACAAGTACCGCGCTCACGCTTTCTGCCTCGGATTCCCTGATGGATGAAGCGGATTTATACGGCCTGACCATTGTGGAGCGAAAGGCCGAATTTGTCGAACAGGCAACGACGGAACTGGATTTCGATGCATCTGACAGCACGATCACGCGATCGATAGGAAGCTGGACTGACGATGGGTTTGTTGCAGGCATGACGATCTATGTATCCGGTACGGATACCAATAATGGATCCTATACTATCGACAATATCAACGAGGCAGGCGATACCATAACTGTCGTGGAGACATCTTTAACAAATGAAGATGATGCAACAGGTGCGGCCATTGAGGCGACAACCATCTTTATGGATGATGGCGGCGGTTCGGTGACCATTGATTTCGTGTACAGCGAAACCGATCCGGACACACTCACCCGATCTTCGGGAAGCTGGACAGCCGACGGATTCAAATCCGGCCAGCGGATATTAATTTCAGGTTTTACCGAAGACGGCAGCGACATTGAAGCCACCATTGATATTATCACGGCCGGCACGCTGACCCTGTCGTCTGACGATTCAGTAGGTCGAAGCCGTGAGGCGGTATCCGGCATCTCAGTTACCGGCGTTACCGCCCGGTTTACCGAACCGGCAACAACCGAGATAACCCTTACCCATGACGACGATGTTGCCGATACCATCGCTCGTAACGTGGGAAGCTGGGTAGATGACGGTTTTGTCGCCGGCATGATGGTCACCGTTTCGGGAACCCCAGATGACAACGATGATGGTGCGTCAGACAACGACGGCGTTTATGAAATTGCAGAAGTTACAGCCGGCACGCTGACCCTGATCGGAGACGAGCAGCTCACCGATCAGACTACGACAGGGATTACCCTGATACAATCTTATAAATTGACCGATGCCGAATTGAGTCAGTGGTCTACGTTGACGCTTTCCGGGAACACCATCACCCGCGACACGGGAAGCTGGCTGGAGGACGGCTTTTTTACGGGCCAGACGGTTGCGGTTTCCGGATCTGCCGAGGGCAATGATGGGGAATACAGCGTCAGCAGTGTGAACGAAAAAGAGCTGACCTTGAATACCACGTTTACTACCGAAGAAGGAACCACCGCTGTCGATGTTCAAGAGACCGATGACGGTGTGGATGCCATGACGGCCTATTATCCCGTGCTGACCATATCTGCCGCTGCTAAGACCCTGACCAGGGATGCAGGTACCTGGACCGACGACGGTTTTGTGGTCGGGATGACCATTCTTCTTGGCGGTTCAACGGCTGGGAATGACGGCAAGTACGTGGTTGAAAGTATTTCAGGCAACCAAATGACCCTTTCCGGCGGGCCGGACACTCTCACCGATGAAACGAGCACCGGTTTCACTGTGGCCGAAGACAATCAGGACGGCCAGGCGGTCCTGACGGCATCGACACCCCGACTGACATTTGCCGACAGCGGCACGGCCGATACGATCACTCGCGAGGCGGGAAGCTGGAATGATGACGGGTTTGCCGTGGGGCAGACGATCAAAGTGACGGGTTCAGAAAATAACGACGGCGATTATACAATTGAGAGCATTTCCGCCGACGGCAAGACGCTGACCCTTTCAGCCGATGACAGCCTGACGGCTGAAACTGATGCCTCGGATATCACCGTAACCTCCGCCGAAGGCGGCGCACTGGCCAATGCCATGCCTTTGATTTCCTTCGCCGATGCAGGATCTGCCGATACGATCTCACGTACATACAGCAGTTGGGGCGATGACGGTTTCCTGCCCGGCCAGACGATCATCGTCTCCGGCACTGAGGCCAACGACGGCACCTATGTCATAGACGCCGTATCTGCCGATGGTTTGACCCTGACGCTGACCGATGATGCAGAACTGACAGGGGAAACCACCACGGATGTTTCCATCGCACGCGATCCCCAGGACAAGGCCGAACTGCAGGCGGTGACACCAACCATTAATTTTGTAAACAACGGCGGCACGGATCAGATCGTGCGATCCGTGGGAAGCTGGATTGATAACGGGTTCGAGATCGGCCGCACCATTTTGGTGGAGAACTCAACAGACAATGACGGCTATTACACCATTTCCGCCGTCAGCGCCACCACCCTGACCCTTTCAGCCAATGATCTGCTGACCGGTGAAACGGGGGCTGAAGAGGTGGAAGTCAGTGAAATCCAGGCCTATTTACAGCATACCGGGCCGGGCCTGACGTTTACCAATGGACCGGGTGCCGACACGATCACCCGGGAAGTTGGGAGCTGGATTAACGAAGGCTTTGAAGTGGGCATGACAATAGATGTCTCCGGTACAGAGGCCAACGACAATTTTTATACCATAACCGGTATTACCGATACGGTCCTGACGCTTTCCAATGATGACACGCTGGTGAATGAAAGCCGGGCTGTTCTCTCCGAGGCGCCGCCGGACCTGACGTTTGCCGACAACGGAGAAGATCCGGATACGATTACCCGCAGCGACGGCGACTGGTATGAGGACGGTTTTAGGGAGGGCGACTGGATCCTTGTTTCCGGTACAGACACCAACGACAACAACAATGATGATCCGGATGATTATTACACCATTGCCGCTATCAGCGGCGATGGCTTGACCCTGACGCTGAGCGCCGGCGATGAATTGAAGGCCGAAACCGGCGTGGAGTACGCCGAGGTGGTTGGCGCCTACGGTATTGAGATGAGTGGCGTGCTGCCCGAGCTGACATTTACCCACAGTGATACCGAGGCCGACACCATTGAACGGGCTAAAGGTAACTGGTGGGAAGACGGCTTTCAGGCCGGTGATCAAATCCGCGTCGCCGGTGCCGAAAACATCGGAAACAACGGCACTTTTACGATTGATTTCATCTCCGACGATGGGCTTACCCTCACACTGACGGCTGCAGCCGTGCTTACGGCTGAAACAGGCAACGGTGTCGAGGTCTTGAGCACCGGCGGCATCCGCGGCGTACAGGTGGTTGAATCCACCTCCTACGGTGAATTGCAGGCAGCCAATGAAACGCTGACCTTTGACGCTGCCGCCCGGACGATTACCCGTACGATCGGTAATTGGACTAATACGGGTGACGGTGACGGCTTTGCGGCAGATGACCGGATTACCGTCAGCGGAACGGTGAACAACAATGGAACATACGTTATTACGTCAGTCACCGAAAAAACCCTGACACTGATTGACGAAACCGCTCTCACCGATGAAACTGTTTCTGAAGATATGACGGTGGTAACCGCCCTGGCCAGCCTGTCCGGCAGCCCTGATATTACATTCAATTATAGCGAAACTACCCGCGATTATATCTCCAGGTCGGATGCCGGAAGTGGCGGGAGCTGGGTCGACGACGGGTTCCAGGCGGGCATGACAATTACCGTGACCGGTGCCGGTAGTAATAATGGTTCTTACCTTGTTGACGAAGTTCTGTACGACAGGATTTACCTGACGTCGGGTGACGAACGCCTGACCACGGCGGGCGATGTATCAGGCGTTTCAGTTTATGCCGAACTTACCGCCGAAAACGTGCCTCTGGTGGCCCGTGACAGCGACGGCAATGTCAAGGGGAACTTTTTTGCCGGTTTTGCCGAGACAATGATGGAAGTTGGTGACTTCGCCGTTGATTCGCTGGAAAGTCTGGCCGGATTTCTCGGCGTGATGCCGGCCGATGTGGTCCGAGGATCGGCTGTAAGCAGTATCGACATTCACGGAACTGATACTGCGGAAACGACTTTGACCGCCACCACCGGCAAAATCGATATTGCCGCAGATTCCGAAAGCGAGGTCAATGCAAATGCCACCAGCATCATCCTCGGTGTCGCTGTGGGCATTTCCAATGCGGAAGCCACGGCCGAGATTGGCGGTTACACCACCATCACGGCCGGCACTACCTTCGATCTGGCTGCGGACGTGACCAACACCCTGAACGTCAGCGCCAGCAGCAATTCCGGGCTCAACGCCTTTGGTCAGTGGTATGCCAAGATCACCACGGTGACTATTCCCGGGCCGTCTATTTCGGTGGGTGTGGGGATCGCCGAATCCACGACCACGGCGACCATTGCCGATGGTGCCAGCGTGACGGCCGGAAGCGTTTCTCTGTCAGCCGACAACACCAACACCTTTTCCACCGCCACCCTGGCGGACACCTTAAGGCCTGCCTCGAATCTTGGCATGGCCGTGGCTTTCACCTTTTCTGAGTATGATTCCACGGCCACCGCCACCTTGGGCGGCACCATTACCACGAACTCCGGTGATGTTGATGTCAGCGCAACGACGCTTTTCAATAACAACATGGCCAAGACCCTGAGCAAGGTAAGGGAAGATCTCTATATTGGGGAAAAGATTAAAGGTGCGCTGGGCGACAAGTTCGGAATTCAATTGAAAAAGAGTACCGCGGCCGAGGCGGGAGATAAGGGATACGGGGCTTTTTCCCTGTCCGGCGCCGTGACCGTGGCCTTTTCCGACAGCACGACCCAGGCGAACATTGCCCCGGATGCGATCATTACATCAGCGGGGGGCGTTTCCGTGGACGCCGACTCTGAAGACAACGCCCGGCTCCAGGCCGTCAGTATCGCCGAGATCCAGACCAAGACCAGTTTCAGCGGTGCTGTGCTGTATGCAGACTACGTAAGTGACGCCACAGCTTTTGTGGGAGAGGGAACTTCCATTACACTATCCGGGAATCTGGATGTCACTGCAACCTCCATCAATCCGGATCCCTTCCGCTATTGGAACTATCTGCAGGATGTGTTGAACGGGATCCAGAATTTTACATTCCCCGACTTCCCGGAA
This window of the uncultured Desulfobacter sp. genome carries:
- a CDS encoding glycosyltransferase family 2 protein, with product MTAVSAYIIAYNEADKIQAAVESVLWADDIVVADSFSTDDTAAIAAELGARVVQIPFNGFGDLRNQAVAACRHEWIFSLDADERCTADVRDEILGMLQQGPDADVYFVPRRNYFMGRWIKHSGFYPDYRQPQFFKRGAMSYCHDLVHEGFELHGDAVTGYLQNAIWQLPFKNFEEIQHKASRYSTLGAERMTDEGRTSCMGRALRHALWSFTQHYFLKNGWRDGWPGFVIALGNFEGTFYKYAKRYQALSDWCPPPTTALRRPVPGS
- a CDS encoding glycosyltransferase family 4 protein; its protein translation is MVVKKFMATGGAERYAMETTRRLCSRGHQVALVARQWDTTAAVDGLSLHRLPDYDRLPSVLNSWMFARDAAKRLATLPIDAVISHERGFRQDIAVVHTFPYRRGLARYPGIRKIDQLYLSPRSWLHLYLEAQQMHSGQLAPVSETIRDDLARYYHRTRNVTVVTPGVDLDYFSPGAIDGFRASTRQAIGVSPEETVILFVGNEFRRKGLDDLIAALGAAQHLVVVGKGERWPHYRRLVRRLGVTDQVHFAGLVDDVRPWYAAADVLVLPSLAEAFGMCVLEAMACGLPVVVRSYAGAAALVKKDTNGFVFHQVEELNPLLARLTNKRLRQRVGNEARRTAQAYTWDNAAERLEALSRQVAIF
- a CDS encoding DUF3467 domain-containing protein → MTDKSKTIRWCDDNSRSLSADMSSVISTRDEICLLFGVSRMPTKNNEEIQVELKKGIVLSPLVAKRFSVMLNNVLQKYESDFKTPESDHTIEKAGGINQSPVFPIDHEENTKAGPLLHSLSGLNLKYGLERSFKLSHKRVNDNRFLLGVSKDEIPADVHKKIKEISQQLNMPAVFANTLENNLADANYIHFGYEASGTSCIYKIYLEFWEKIQRQMQKKNDRPDQVLLHLGYKWCAADNKIHALSRYTWHPWITVKDILMRIKGIFHLKKYQTPLNIVSNIVKLAAENMPHHDFLYLEVTEGNNPRRSFDINMYRANLTMEQLKPFLQAIFCHYNIPEEKLNGLYGPIKSEAFGHISGGIDREGKDFLTLYYGMKEAGIEVRQSNRRRDDHPTKILKSGTHDEKAGYLIKLVKTLHVKIGFERSFKLLPNMILPDRFLIGFKKVEVKDHAEEQILDICRQINMPIDYVETFKRNLPAATIVLFGYERHHQNSIYKAYLEFGGGFKTVFHTNPHHPPPFVIHLGLKWDAADNRKRAIARYTCFPGIGMDTIFEKMATVLYGTNSQTSLEIAKGIVNLAADRIDPRVMLYLEATEEGNPRKSYDINLYLADLKMEMLEPWLHKMTRACAIPDADFRYLYEGIKQHKFGHLSAGIDRGGRDFFTVYFKEP